The Tolypothrix sp. PCC 7712 region TGGCGAATTGGGTAGAGTAGGTCACGATTTAGCAAAATTTGTGTAAAGGATGTCATAATATTTCTCCTGATAATTTAGATGTACTGGTTTAGGTTTTTATGCCTATTAATTGATACGTTTGGTGATTTAAATTTATGCGCTTACTTAGTAATTATTAAGTTCTCTTGTCAATCAAATTGTTTTTGCTTGACACATCTAGCTACAAATTGAATTTGTAGCAGTCCGGAAATTTTTACTTGACATTTATACTTGACTCCGCTTGGCATCTTCCACAAATAAATTCGGAGGCTTGGAACCAAATTGCAATCGGGCAGAGATCTCCATTCTCCCTTTCTCCCTGCCCCCTTGCTTTCTGTTCAACTAGGGTAAACGCGTCCTTTCCAAGCGCCACCGCGCCCTTGCCAGTGACGGATGGCGGAATCTATAGTCATCAGAGTATAGAGAAACGCGATCGCAGGTAAACAACAGGCTAACCAAGCTGGACATTTATAAAAGCGGATCGTTGGGTAGTAAGCAAAACTCATCAAAAACCAGGCTGCTAAACCAAGAAGTGCGATCGCCCAATTTAGCGTTACTGCACCTAAGATGGTTGCTAAAGGCGGAATTAAATAAATTAAGGTCATAGCTAGAACTGTTCCAGCTAACAGCAGGGGCGAATAGTTGAGTTGTGTATAAGCAGTACGCGCCACCATCTGCCACACTGTATCCAAATCAGGATAGGGACGCAAACTCTCAGTTAAAGCACTTAATCCTAACCAAATCCGTCCTTGTCTCCATTGCTGATTCCCCTTAACAGCTTTTGCTAAAGCGCAATCGTCAATTAAAGCTTGGCGAATTGTAGCAATTCCGCCAATTTTCTCTAAAGCTGTTTTGCTAATCAAAATCGACCCCCCAGCCGCCGCAGCTGTGGAATTTTTGGGGTTATTCACCCAGCGAAAAGGATAAAGTTTTTGAAAGAAAAACACAAAAGCCGGAATTAAAATCTGCTCCCAAAAGCTTTCACATCTCAGCCGCACCATCACCGAAACTAAATCTAAATCTTCCTGTTCAGCTTTCGCCACTAATCGGCGGAGACTACCCGAATCATGCTCAATATCTGCATCTGTGAGTAAAAAATAGTCTGGTGCAAACTCAGTCGCAATTTGAATCCCTTGTTCGACTGCCCAAAGTTTACCACTCCAACCGGGAGGCAGGGATTTGCCAGAAATAATATGAAATTGATCGGCTTTATTTAAGGCGTAAGCAACCCCTTGGGCAAAATCGGCTGTGCCATCTGTGCTGCGATCGTCTACCAAAAAAACGTTAAAATCACCTGGGTAGTCTTGAAGTAGCAGCGATCGCAAAGTGATAGGTAGTAAATCTGCTTCGTTACGGGCAGGTATAATTGCACAAATTCTTGGTAAAGATGGCAAAGGGATTTCTTTTGCTTCTAATTGCTGGTCACAACGCCAAAACTGCCCGCGAAAGCTCAGTAATCCTATCCAAATCAATAAAGATAAAGCTGTTAACAATAATACAAATGCCGCCATGACCTGTTGCCCCTTCTCAATGTCTCAGACAGAATACTACAGCATATTTCAGGTACATGAAGTATGTGGCTAAAACCCGTACTGGAAGAAGTAGGGGAACAAGGGGATGAGGGAGATGAGGGAGATGAGGGAGATGAGGGGGATGAGGGGGATGAGGGGGATGAGGGAGATAAATAACTATTGTCTATTGCCTAATGCCCAATGCCCAATGCCCAATGCCCAATGCCCAATGCCCAATGCCCAATGCCCAATGCCCAATGCCCAATGCCCAATGCCCCATGCCCCATGCCCACTGCTGTATATCTTGGGATTGTGGGAGAATATTTTTCACCGGATTGCGATATTAACTTTGTTGTGGTGTAGAGGTTCAAGAGTATTTGATGCAAACTCAAGAGAGAGCAACGACCAATCAAGTTGCAGAGGCGATCGCTAAAAGCCAACAATATCTGCTGTCAATTCAAAATCCGGCAGGGTATTGGTGGGCAGAGTTAGAATCTAATGTGACGATTACGGCTGAAGCTGTTCTGCTGCATAAAATTTGGGGAACAGATAGCACCAGACCCTTGCACAAAGTAGAAAATTATCTCCGTTCTCAACAAAGAGAACATGGCGGTTGGGAACTTTATTTTGGGGATGGGGGAGAACTGAGTACTACAGTGGAAGCCTACATGGCTTTGAAACTCCTGGGTGTCTCAGCTACTGACCCCGCTATGCTCAAGGCGAAAGCTTTTATTCTCCAACGGGGTGGCATCAGTAAAACTCGCATCTTTACTAAACTACACCTAGCCCTAATTGGCTGTTACGACTGGCGCGGTATTCCTTCCCTACCGCCCTGGATTATGCTTTTGCCCAATAGCTTCCCCGTCAATATCTACGAAATGTCGAGTTGGGCGAGATCCAGTACAGTACCGTTGTTGATTGTCTGCGATCGCAAACCGATTTTCCAAATTGACCCAGCAATCAGCGTCGATGAACTCTATGTAGAAGGACGCGATCGCGTGCAATGGGAATTGCCGAGAAGTGGTGATTGGACTGATATATTTATCACCCTGGATCAAGGATTCAAATTCGCGGAAAGCTTAAATTGGGTTCCTTTCCGCAAAGAAGGCATCAAAGCCGCCGAAAAATGGGTTTTAGAACGCCAAGAAGCTACAGGTGATTGGGGTGGAATTATTCCCGCCATGCTGAATTCACTGTTAGCTTTGCGCTGTCTAGATTATGACCCCGCCGACCCCATTGTCGAACGGGGACTGAAAGCAGTTGATAACTTTGCCATTGAAACCGCAGATAGCTACTGCGTTCAGCCTTGTGTTTCCCCAGTTTGGGATACAGCCTGGGCAATTCGAGCTTTAATAGATTCTGGTTACGCCCCCAATGATTCCGCGATTGTCAAAGCGGGAGAATGGTTAATAGATAAACAAATTCTTGACTACGGGGATTGGACTATTAAAAACCGTCAAGGAAAACCAGGCGCTTGGGCGTTTGAATTTGACAATCGCTTTTACCCAGATGTCGATGATTCTGCGGTTGTAGTTATGGCGCTACACCAAGCAAAACTGCCCAACGAAAAATTAAAACAAGCTGCGATCGCCCGTGCTTTAAATTGGATTGCTTCTATGCAGTGTAAGCCAGGCGGTTGGGCAGCTTTTGACATCGACAACGATCAAGATTGGCTCAACTCTATACCCTATGGCGACCTCAAAGCCATGATTGACCCCAACACAGCTGATGTCACAGCTAGGGTATTAGAAATGCTCGGTGCTTCTAACTTATCAATAAATCAGCAAAATTTTGAAAGAGCGATCGCCTATCTTCTACGCGAACAGGAACAAGAAGGCTGTTGGTTTGGTCGTTGGGGAGTAAATTACATATACGGTACAAGCGGTGTTCTCTCAGCCCTAGCTTTAGTTGCACCAAAAACTCAGCAACAAAGCATCGAACGAGGCGGAGCTTGGTTAGTAGGCTGTCAAAACCCTGATGGTGGTTGGGGTGAAACTTGCCGCACCTACAACGACCCCAGCCTCAAAGGACAAGGAACCAGTACAGCCTCCCAAACAGCCTGGGCTTTAATTGGACTCATAGCTGCAGGTGAAGCCACTGGTAAATTTGCTCATAACGCCATTGAGCAAGGGATTAACTACCTGTTAACCACCCAGAAACCAGATGGTACTTGGTACGAGTCATATTTCACAGGTACAGGCTTCCCCTGCCATTTTTACCTCAAATACCACCTTTATCAACAATACTTCCCCTTGATTGCCCTTGGCCGCTATCGGGCGGTGTTAGGGATTGGGGATTAGGG contains the following coding sequences:
- a CDS encoding glycosyltransferase; protein product: MAAFVLLLTALSLLIWIGLLSFRGQFWRCDQQLEAKEIPLPSLPRICAIIPARNEADLLPITLRSLLLQDYPGDFNVFLVDDRSTDGTADFAQGVAYALNKADQFHIISGKSLPPGWSGKLWAVEQGIQIATEFAPDYFLLTDADIEHDSGSLRRLVAKAEQEDLDLVSVMVRLRCESFWEQILIPAFVFFFQKLYPFRWVNNPKNSTAAAAGGSILISKTALEKIGGIATIRQALIDDCALAKAVKGNQQWRQGRIWLGLSALTESLRPYPDLDTVWQMVARTAYTQLNYSPLLLAGTVLAMTLIYLIPPLATILGAVTLNWAIALLGLAAWFLMSFAYYPTIRFYKCPAWLACCLPAIAFLYTLMTIDSAIRHWQGRGGAWKGRVYPS
- the shc gene encoding squalene--hopene cyclase; the protein is MQTQERATTNQVAEAIAKSQQYLLSIQNPAGYWWAELESNVTITAEAVLLHKIWGTDSTRPLHKVENYLRSQQREHGGWELYFGDGGELSTTVEAYMALKLLGVSATDPAMLKAKAFILQRGGISKTRIFTKLHLALIGCYDWRGIPSLPPWIMLLPNSFPVNIYEMSSWARSSTVPLLIVCDRKPIFQIDPAISVDELYVEGRDRVQWELPRSGDWTDIFITLDQGFKFAESLNWVPFRKEGIKAAEKWVLERQEATGDWGGIIPAMLNSLLALRCLDYDPADPIVERGLKAVDNFAIETADSYCVQPCVSPVWDTAWAIRALIDSGYAPNDSAIVKAGEWLIDKQILDYGDWTIKNRQGKPGAWAFEFDNRFYPDVDDSAVVVMALHQAKLPNEKLKQAAIARALNWIASMQCKPGGWAAFDIDNDQDWLNSIPYGDLKAMIDPNTADVTARVLEMLGASNLSINQQNFERAIAYLLREQEQEGCWFGRWGVNYIYGTSGVLSALALVAPKTQQQSIERGGAWLVGCQNPDGGWGETCRTYNDPSLKGQGTSTASQTAWALIGLIAAGEATGKFAHNAIEQGINYLLTTQKPDGTWYESYFTGTGFPCHFYLKYHLYQQYFPLIALGRYRAVLGIGD